A stretch of Oryza brachyantha chromosome 4, ObraRS2, whole genome shotgun sequence DNA encodes these proteins:
- the LOC102700677 gene encoding arginine decarboxylase 2 codes for MAKNYGQMYNILGWGDPFFVVNSHGHLSVKPHGRDTISGQEIDVHSVIDAALSTMANEDGDKKAQFPMILRFPDVLKNRLDSLHAAFNGAIESTGYTSRYQGVFPIKVNQNKAVVQDIVNFGHGYSYGLEAGSKPELLIAMSCLTKAKPGAYLVCNGYKDADYVALALSARAMGLNAIIVLEMEEELDIVIEQSAKLGVEPVIGFRAKLLTKIPGHFGSTAGKHGKFGMLAGKIYEVAEKLKKNGKLHWLKLLHFHVGSMIPTTDIVYKAATEAAGIYCDLVKKHGATGMTTLDCGGGLGVDYDGTRSGSSDMSVAYGLEQYASSVVQAVRLTCDDHGVPHPVLCTESGRAMASHHSMIILEALSAIPEPQDEDTHDQLLGKIQDLSSKQPRSSATYNGGGAIAVDAMHSHATDLKKHGIELYKLAKKLSKRVTGDASTIYNYHMNLSVFSLVPDMWGIGQLFPMMPVSRLNERPALHGTLVDITCDSDGKIDRFIGDAVTLPLHRLDPAKGGYYVAALLTGAYQEALACKHNLFSGPTLVRVESAGGGGGAFKIASVELGPTTEEVIGTMRYDVKNDISDVIEKAAANNGAWPEMGPLIEQVLSTMPYLRDYKTPKTTL; via the coding sequence ATGGCGAAGAACTACGGGCAAATGTACAACATCCTCGGGTGGGGCGATCCCTTCTTCGTCGTCAACTCTCATGGCCACCTCAGCGTGAAGCCCCATGGCCGCGACACCATCTCAGGCCAGGAGATCGACGTCCACTCCGTCATCGACGCCGCCTTGTCCACCATGGCCAACGAAGACGGCGACAAGAAAGCCCAGTTCCCGATGATCCTCCGCTTCCCCGACGTGCTCAAGAACCGCCTCGACTCCCTCCACGCCGCCTTCAACGGCGCCATCGAGAGCACCGGGTACACGTCCAGGTACCAGGGCGTGTTCCCCATCAAGGTCAACCAGAACAAGGCCGTCGTCCAGGACATCGTCAACTTCGGCCATGGCTACAGCTACGGCCTCGAGGCTGGCTCCAAGCCGGAGCTGCTCATCGCCATGAGCTGCCTGACCAAGGCCAAGCCGGGAGCTTACCTGGTGTGCAATGGCTACAAGGACGCCGACTACGTCGCGCTCGCGCTCTCGGCGCGCGCCATGGGCCTTAACGCCATCATCGTGCtggagatggaggaggagctTGACATCGTCATTGAGCAGAGCGCCAAGCTCGGTGTCGAGCCCGTCATCGGCTTTCGTGCAAAGCTTCTCACCAAGATACCGGGGCACTTCGGGTCCACGGCCGGCAAGCATGGCAAGTTCGGGATGCTCGCCGGGAAGATCTACGAGGTTGCCGAGAAGCTGAAGAAGAATGGCAAGCTGCACTGGCTCAAGCTGCTGCACTTCCATGTCGGCTCCATGATCCCGACGACGGACATCGTGTACAAGGCGGCGACCGAGGCCGCGGGCATCTACTGCGACCTGGTGAAGAAGCACGGCGCGACGGGGATGACCACGCTggactgcggcggcgggcttgGCGTCGACTACGACGGGACACGGTCGGGCAGCTCCGACATGTCGGTGGCGTACGGACTCGAGCAGTACGCTTCCAGCGTCGTGCAGGCCGTGCGGCTCACGTGCGACGACCATGGCGTCCCGCACCCGGTGCTGTGCACCGAGAGCGGCCGCGCCATGGCGTCGCACCACTCCATGATCATCCTCGAGGCGCTCTCGGCGATCCCGGAGCCGCAGGACGAGGACACCCATGACCAGCTTCTGGGCAAGATCCAGGATCTCTCCTCCAAGCAGCCGAGAAGCTCTGCAACTTataacggcggcggcgccatcgccgtggATGCCATGCACTCGCACGCGACCGACCTGAAGAAGCACGGCATCGAGCTGTACAAGCTGGCGAAGAAGCTGTCGAAGAGGGTCACCGGCGACGCCAGCACCATTTACAACTACCACATGAACCTGTCCGTCTTCTCCCTCGTCCCCGACATGTGGGGCATCGGCCAGCTCTTCCCGATGATGCCGGTGAGCCGGCTGAACGAGAGGCCGGCGCTGCACGGCACGCTCGTCGACATCACCTGCGACAGCGACGGCAAGATCGACAGGTTCATCGGGGACGCCGTGACTCTGCCGCTGCACCGGCTCGACCCGGCCAAGGGCGGCTACTACGTGGCGGCGCTCCTGACGGGGGCGTACCAGGAGGCGCTGGCGTGCAAGCACAACCTGTTCAGTGGCCCCACGCTGGTGCGCGTCgagagcgccggcggcggcggcggagccttCAAGATCGCCTCCGTCGAGCTCGGGCCGACGACGGAGGAGGTGATCGGCACCATGAGGTACGACGTGAAGAATGACATTAGCGACGTGATCGAGAAGGCTGCGGCGAACAATGGTGCGTGGCCGGAGATGGGGCCGCTCATCGAACAAGTGCTTTCCACCATGCCATACCTCAGGGATTACAAGACCCCCAAAACCACTCTTTAA
- the LOC102701506 gene encoding verprolin-like: MKTSSKHHWFSRSRSRSSSPAPPPPQPPFSHGRPSPEAHPGCMAMMHYLIFAPGAGCVGRPPSSSHVVHSNDAVSPPAGAGAGLQAPRNSLDLDADHLRRDIQIGVQIEPAFDALARPRPSAPPSEAETPRTPSLVARLMGIDGLPDSPASTDTKPREKKKRVIPESISLRQPLRDLSRSLPDTPRASTSSVRAPPPTWDVVDHPRLSLQVLKENVLDRATQYMSMPTSPTSLSGGAKKKKTRSRRDAAESRSTKEHAVREIVRQARETVTNRKSKKNAAANGKENESPVHHQSGGKENAPPPTGKPAAGPTTRAPLADQQPHAPRLPLQPRPPPPPAPPQQQRAKPSRPPPPPPPLDPPPRTSAPTAAVKCKRPDGCERFATRIKKPAPPVPAQPAAASSSARDIAVSGSGERKILTSSSVAAAGVPVEEDPEYVYLRTVLERGGFMRDRGAAGRRAMKGHSVETPVDPLVFHLLELELPVDEARLGPLRHRWNRKLLFHLTQEMLAELLLGVDPTSPSQQQQLLSGPAVVSRLWRRARSFPAADCRVVEDILALVARDVEEAGRARRVVERRLVAEEGEEVAEEVAERVLDSLLDEVARPLLGVTPE; the protein is encoded by the coding sequence ATGAAGACGTCTTCCAAGCACCATTGGTTCTCCCGCTCCCGGAGCCGCTCTTCCTCCCccgcaccgccaccgccgcaaccgccatTCAGCCATGGGAGGCCCTCGCCGGAGGCCCACCCGGGCTGCATGGCCATGATGCACTACCTCATCTTCGCCCCCGGCGCCGGCTGCGTCGGCCGCCCGCCTTCCTCCTCGCACGTCGTCCACAGCAACGACGCCGTCTCCCCGCCGGCCGGAGCGGGGGCGGGGCTACAGGCGCCGCGCAACAGCCTCGACCTCGACGCCGACCACCTCCGCCGGGACATCCAGATTGGCGTGCAGATCGAGCCGGCCTTCGACGCGCTGGCGCGCCCCaggccgtcggcgccgccctccgAGGCCGAGACGCCGCGCACGCCCAGCCTCGTCGCGCGCCTCATGGGCATCGACGGCCTCCCCGACTCGCCGGCGTCCACGGACACCAAGCCcagggagaagaagaagcgcgTCATCCCCGAGTCCATCAGCCTCCGCCAGCCTCTCCGCGACCTCTCGCGCTCCCTCCCGGACACGCCGCGCGCCTCCACATCCTCGGtcagggcgccgccgccgacgtgggACGTCGTCGACCACCCGCGCCTGTCCCTGCAGGTGCTCAAGGAGAACGTGCTCGACAGGGCCACGCAGTACATGTCGATgccgacctcgccgacgtCACTGTCCGGCGGcgccaagaagaagaaaacaagaagCCGACGCGACGCCGCCGAGAGCCGGTCCACCAAGGAGCACGCCGTCCGCGAGATCGTGAGGCAGGCTAGGGAGACCGTCACCAACCGCAAGTCCAAGAagaacgccgccgccaatgGCAAGGAGAACGAGAGCCCTGTTCACCACCAGAGCGGCGGCAAGGAGAATGCGCCACCACCTACAGGCAAGCCGGCAGCCGGGCCGACTACAAGGGCGCCATTGGCTGATCAACAGCCGCACGCTCCAAGGCTTCCACTACAACCgaggccaccgccaccaccagcgcCGCCTCAGCAACAGCGAGCGAAACCGTCCcggccgccacctccacctccgccgctaGACCCGCCACCGAGAACGTCGGCGCCTACCGCCGCCGTCAAGTGCAAGCGACCCGACGGTTGCGAGCGCTTCGCGACGCGGATCAAGAAGCCCGCTCCACCGGTACCGGCGCAACCTGCGGCGGCGAGTTCCTCGGCCAGGGACATCGCCGTCTCCGGCTCAGGCGAGCGCAAGATATTGACGTCGTCGTCTGTGGCGGCCGCCGGTGTGCCTGTGGAGGAAGACCCCGAGTACGTGTACCTGCGGACGGTGCTGGAGCGCGGCGGGTTCATGCGCGACAGAGGGGCGGCGGGCAGGCGGGCGATGAAGGGGCACTCGGTGGAGACGCCGGTAGACCCGCTGGTGTTCCACCTCCTGGAGCTGGAGCTTCCGGTGGACGAGGCGCGGCTGGGCCCCCTCCGGCACCGGTGGAACCGGAAGCTGCTGTTCCACCTGACGCAGGAGATGCTCGCGGAGCTGCTGCTGGGGGTGGaccccacctcgccgtcgcagcagcagcagttgttGTCGGGGCCGGCGGTGGTGTCGCGGCTgtggaggcgcgcgcggagcTTCCCGGCGGCGGACTGCAGGGTGGTGGAGGACATCCTGGCGCTGGTGGCGAGGGacgtggaggaggcggggcGGGCGCGACGGGTGGTGGAGCGGCGGctggtggcggaggagggcgaggaggtggcggaggaggtggcggagcGGGTGCTGGACTCGCTGCTCGACGAGGTGGCGCGGCCGTTGCTGGGGGTGACGCCAGAGTGA
- the LOC102701784 gene encoding glyoxylate/hydroxypyruvate reductase HPR3-like — protein MSPPVLLLCRLAPETFAEFAGRFRLLDFYASELPIHAFLAAVAADSDPPRVALVFGRGPVGVGAELLDAVPSLRCIITVSAGVNHVDLPECARRGVQVANAAGVYSADVADQAVGLLVDVLRHVSAGDRHVRRGLWPEHGYFIPLGSKIGGKRVGIIGLGSIGSAIARRLVAFGCVVSYHSRRRKEDVPYAYFPSARDLAASSDVLVVACALTAETRHIVDRGVLDALGERGVVVNVARGANVDEAELVRALVEGRVAGAGLDVFEDEPNVPPELMAMDNVVLTAHQAVFTPESMADMGRLVVTNLEAFFAGEPLVTRVSAVE, from the coding sequence atgtcgccgccggtgctcCTGCTCTGCCGCCTGGCACCGGAAACGTTCGCGGAGTTCGCCGGTCGCTTCCGCCTCCTCGACTTCTACGCCTCCGAGCTCCCCATCCACGCGTTCCTCGCTgcggtcgccgccgactccGACCCACCTCGCGTCGCGCTTGTCTTCGGCCGCGGgcccgtcggcgtcggcgccgagcTCCTCGACGCCGTCCCGTCTCTCCGCTGCATCATCACCGTTAGCGCGGGGGTCAACCACGTCGACCTCCCCGAgtgcgcgcgccgcggcgtgcAGGTCGCGAACGCCGCCGGCGTTTACTCTGCCGATGTAGCCGACCAAGCTGTCGGCCTCCTGGTCGACGTTCTCCGCCACGTCTCCGCCGGCGACCGCCATGTTCGCCGCGGCCTCTGGCCGGAGCACGGCTATTTCATCCCACTCGGCTCTAAGATCGGTGGGAAGCGTGTCGGCATCATTGGCCTTGGCAGCATCGGATCGGCGATCGCGAGGAGGCTGGTGGCGTTCGGCTGCGTCGTGTCCTACCACTCCCGCCGGCGCAAGGAGGACGTGCCCTACGCCTACTTCCCCAGCGCGCGCGACCTTGCCGCGAGCTCCGACGTGCTCGTCGTCGCGTGCGCCCTGACGGCGGAAACCCGGCACATCGTGGACAGAGGGGTGCTCGACGCGCTGGGGGAGCGAGGCGTGGTCGTGAACGTGGCGCGCGGTGCGAACGTCGACGAGGCGGAGCTTGTTCGTGCGCTGGTGGAGGGCAGAGTCGCCGGCGCGGGGTTGGACGTGTTCGAGGATGAGCCCAACGTGCCGCCGGAGCTGATGGCCATGGACAACGTGGTGCTCACCGCGCACCAGGCCGTGTTCACCCCAGAGTCGATGGCCGACATGGGCCGCCTGGTCGTCACCAACCTCGAGGCGTTCTTCGCCGGCGAGCCGCTGGTGACGCGCGTTTCCGCCGTCGAGTGA
- the LOC102702065 gene encoding glyoxylate/hydroxypyruvate reductase HPR3-like: MAPPPNAATGKPLVLLARPPFPELAATLDGRFTFASAAADEVSAAEARVMLVPGIPPVQADLLDRLPKLELVVATSAGVDHIDLDACRRRGIAVTNAGAAFAADSADYAVGLVVAVMRRMAAAEAYLRRGRWAADGDYPLATKMSGKRVGIVGLGRIGSLVARRLAAFGCIVAYNSRSAKASAPYKFYPGVRELAGDSDVLVLCCALTEETRHVVDREVMEALGKDGVLVNVGRGGLVDEPEMVRCLQEGVLGGAALDVYENEPAVPTELFGMENVVLSDHRAVLTPESVREVIDVVAGNLDAFFSGRPLLSPVDL; the protein is encoded by the exons atggcgccgccgcccaacgCCGCCACCGGGAAGCCGCTGGTGCTCCTTGCGCGGCCGCCTTTCCCGGAGTTGGCCGCCACGCTCGATGGCCGCTTCACCTTCGcgtctgccgccgccgacgaggttAGCGCCGCGGAGGCCAGGGTCATGCTCGTGCCGGGCATCCCTCCGGTGCAGGCCGATCTGCTCGACAGGCTCCCGAAGCTGGAGCTCGtggtcgccacctccgccggcgTGGACCACATCGACCTCGacgcctgccgccgccgcgggatcGCCGTCACAAACGCCGGCGCGGCGTTCGCCGCTGACTCGGCGGACTACGCGGTcgggctcgtcgtcgccgtgatGCGCCggatggccgccgccgaggcctaCCTCCGGCGAGGCAGGTGGGCTGCGGACGGGGACTACCCACTGGCCACcaag ATGAGCGGGAAGCGGGTGGGCATCGTCGGGCTGGGGCGCATCGGCAGcctggtggcgcggcggctggccgcATTCGGCTGCATCGTCGCCTACAACTCGAGGTCGGCGAAGGCGTCGGCGCCGTACAAGTTCTACCCGGGGGTgcgcgagctcgccggcgacagcgacgTGCTGGTGCTGTGCTGCGCGCTGACGGAGGAGACGCGGCACGTGGTGGACCGGGAGGTGATGGAGGCGCTGGGCAAGGACGGCGTGCTGGTGAACGTGGGGCGCGGCGGGCTGGTGGACGAGCCGGAGATGGTGAGGTGCCTGCAGGAGGGggtgctcggcggcgccgcgctggACGTGTACGAGAACGAGCCGGCGGTGCCGACGGAGCTGTTCGGGATGGAGAACGTGGTGCTGTCGGACCACCGGGCGGTGCTGACGCCGGAGTCCGTGCGCGAGGTGATCGACGTCGTGGCGGGCAACCTGGACGCCTTCTTCTCCGGGAGGCCTCTGCTCAGCCCTGTGGATCTCTGA
- the LOC102701229 gene encoding glyoxylate/hydroxypyruvate reductase HPR3-like translates to MASAGGKRPVLLLRRTNDLVAAELRARFRVLNFYESGAPLLSFLAAAAADPDPPRAALVVAGGAIRVDSAFLDAVPSLGCVVTTGAGVDHIDLAECARRGVVVAGAGNTFSPDVADHAIGLLIAVLRRISAADRYVRRGLWASRGEYQLGSKLSGKRVGIIGLGSIGSLIAKRLQAFGCTIFYHSRRPKDGASYRFFPDVGGLAAASDVLVVSCALNDETRHIVDNGVLEALGKDGVVVNIARGGNVDEAALIRALEEGRIAGAGLDVFEKEPDVPAELLSMDNVVLTAHEAVFTTESTCGLADLMIANLEAFFSGEPLLTPALSQVKHGYYKRDP, encoded by the exons atggcgtcaGCCGGCGGCAAGCGGCCGGTCCTTCTGCTGCGCCGCACCAATGACCTCGTTGCGGCCGAGCTGCGAGCACGGTTCCGCGTCCTCAACTTCTACGAATCGggcgctcccctcctctccttcctcgccgccgccgccgcggatcCCGATCCCCCGcgcgccgccctcgtcgtcgccggcggagcCATCCGGGTAGACTCCGCGTTCCTTGACGCGGTGCCCTCCCTCGGCTGCGTCGTCACCACCGGCGCAGGCGTTGACCACATCGACCTCGCCGAGTGCGCGCGCCGCGGGGTCgtggtggccggcgccggcaacaCCTTCTCCCCCGACGTCGCAGACCACGCCATCGGCCTCCTCATCGCCGTGCTCCGGCGCATCTCGGCGGCCGACCGGTACGTCCGCCGCGGACTCTGGGCGTCGCGGGGGGAATACCAGCTTGGATCAAAG CTAAGTGGGAAGCGTGTAGGGATCATCGGGTTGGGCAGCATCGGATCCCTGATTGCGAAGAGGCTCCAAGCATTCGGCTGCACCATCTTCTACCACTCCAGGAGGCCAAAGGATGGTGCCTCCTACAGGTTCTTCCCCGACGTCGGCGGCCTCGCCGCTGCCTCCGACGTGCTCGTCGTCTCGTGCGCGCTGAACGATGAGACGCGGCACATCGTCGACAATGGCGTCCTGGAAGCCCTGGGGAAGGACGGCGTGGTGGTGAACATCGCTCGCGGCGGGAACGTCGACGAGGCGGCGCTGATCAGGGCGCTGGAGGAAGGGAGGATTGCGGGTGCAGGGCTGGATGTGTTCGAGAAGGAGCCTGATGTGCCGGCGGAGCTGCTGTCCATGGACAACGTGGTGCTCACGGCGCATGAAGCTGTCTTCACCACGGAGTCCACCTGCGGCCTGGCCGACCTGATGATTGCAAACCTGGAAGCCTTCTTCTCCGGTGAGCCATTGCTTACCCCTGCACTTTCCCAAGTGAAACATGGATACTACAAGAGAGATCCATGA